The DNA region GAAACTCGAATACGCACACCGTTTCACTGTGGCCATCAGATGGCGCTTCACACTGCACTTCTAATAGTTTATGATGtccataacttttttcttagtatagtttcttaactttttgttaaaaaaaaaacaatttcctgATGTAAAGGAGGTTATTGCGCAAACAGATGCTCATTTTGCAGGCCGTGCTATTTTATTTCAATCGTCAGTATAAACAGGCATACTaagcaaaattgtttatttgcttTTATGAGCTTTTGAACTAAGGCAAATATTGTTTAATCAAGTTATTTTGAGCCACTCTGTATCTGTCGAAGTGTTGTAACGACTTAATAgagaataatatataaatattgtatttatatacagggtgtttggcgaagggttagccaaacttggtgggcatatagataggctcagatagaagatattttcttaataaacttgtgttctaaaagtctcgggtttttttatatcattgattttgtgttattttcaggattttcaaaaaattatgccttttgacacctttaaattttttcagcatatttttcacgttttttttttacatttgtatttagtctgtaatgtatcctgaatttaaaaaaattaatatcaagtacaaataataccgtaataattcgttttgagctcaaaaagttaatacaagtagcatTAGGTAACATTTTCAAAACACTGCAAGATGATcgcttatgctgatgatacgcaGTTGCATTTTTCATTTGactctaataaattaattaaaaccagTAATGAGGCTAATAATTAACTTGCACAAATTTTCCATTTATTGTCAGAagataatttgaatttaaacaCCATTAGTTCTAACGTGATATTATTTGCAAGTAAGAGTAAGGTTGACTTTTTGAAAAACCACATAAAGCTTtgtattgatcatattttcctTGAGTATGTGGACGTGGCTCGCAATTTGGGTGCATTGTTGGAATCACAACTATCGTTTAACAACGAACGTCACGTTGCTGAAATGAGGAAGAagcattttaaagtttaaagttgTTGGATTGTAATCGTCAATATCTTAATTTGAACCTAAGAAAGGTATTGTCTGAgtcttcagtttttttaagattCAACTATTGTGACTTTAGATAATATCCTTGCCTTAATTTCCTTGAATGAAATAAAGTTCAATGCAAAATGCATGTTGTAGACTTATTCTTGGTGTAAACAGGCGCTACGACATGTCCCAAAAATTGGGTTTACTTCGATGGCTAAGAATGGAAAACCGCTGGATGCTTTTTTGCATCATTTTATCAACTTTTCTGGCGGAAACACGCAAttagatagtttttttttgttaccaaGTTAACACTTCACAGTGTTAATAccataaataaatacttgtacAATCTTTCTAAATttagaagttaattttttcaaaaacctgcTTTTACATCCGTTTctcttttctcttttttcacTAGTTGCCAGTAAAGTTTAGAAGTGTTAATATTTTAGTGTTTAAGTATCAGTTTAAAACATTTCTTCTCCTAAATCAGATAATAGAAACTAATGAATATCGGCTACTATAatcttttatatattacatGTGTTTACTGCAGTTTTAAACTacaatttatgtattttttgtttaatactatcaattatttgtaatttaatgTGTGCCATTTTTCTGTTGCCACTTCATCTTCATTAATCTTAGGGTTAACTTTGGGGTTGGAATGTAGAAAGTAAACTTGTCTCCTATTATTATAATCATTAATGGTCTCATGGACTACTATAATTGTGTTTTGTGAAAGATAACCAATTTACCTACATAATGAGTTCGCcaatctgatttttttttagtgttaaatCTAAGCTTAATGAAGGCCAAATTTATTTAAGAGTTAACTAATACAGACAACCCGGAATACACATACGTGATGTTGCGCGTTCTTTCGTCGCGTCTCTAAAATCacgaaaaaaattagaatacgTTAAAAACTTTTTGCCTACACATATACGGTTTTTTCGTTGGAAATGGCACGCCACGCGTAATCTTGTACTAAATCATATGGAACAGTAATCAATGGATATGGAGGGGTGTTGATCTTCCATATATTGTGTTGAATCAGGCAATGAAAtcagatattaatatttaatgtgtACTACAAGAATAGTCTTAAGTTGCCAAAATCTAATTCACTGGTCTTGGTAAACAAAATCTACGAAAAATTGTCCATCGTATCAAAATATTcgctatttttgaaatttcgtCTCGACAAATTACTTTcagaacaatattttattatatttcttagaTTTGTAGTACGGggataaaaatatataccatCTACAAAACTTTTGGTGCCTTTTTGACATTGTCGATTCACCTCAAAATATAGTCAATACTTTTGCcgacttgaaatatttaaaatcgaGCATgttaaattaagtatttagaAGTAATGCTATATTCGGAGTTAGTTTTGTGAACTTCTAAGTCTTTGAACTGTGAATATATAAAACACAAATAGCAAAAAACTGGCTATTTGATCAGGttaaattattagaattatGCTGCATACTCTTAGTGTAATAAAATGCATAGCAAAGAACAACATATAGTATgctctgttttatttttaaatgtaaaataatatgttGCCTTGTTATTTGACAAATGAAGTTACATATGTACGTCATATTCGTAGATACCAAACAAGATCAGGCAGTGagaataatttttacattacaaATATAAATAGTGACGATGTGTTTAGTGTAGGCTGTAAACTATTTAATAGCACTCCTAGACATTTAAGAGTGCAGTTGTTAAATCTCAATGTGCAATATATCATAAAACTATAAACTTTAAACGTTAACCCAATTGTAAAAGCTTCtttttgctaataaaaaaagaaagaagaaagaaagaaaatgtgctatattacgtaagaataatcttgtgtacaagcatcctacaagctataaaaacaaaacacaaatacaatttcaaaaattgacgaaacaatgaacaaaattaaacacaaaaagacaaaactttttgaacatacttaaattaaagataactaaataaaacaatcaattactaaataaaggtaaacttgttgacaaaactagagaagaaaaaaggaaaaaaagaaaactttccaacatgtccaaggttaaaacctatcattaaaaaagtcatccaggttataatatgccttagacaataaaagcgactttaattctcttttaaatttcttaatatccgatatatgtctaacacacagaggaacatgattgtaaatctttttacttatgtaaattcatgagtttttggtaagggaagacgtaggaataggtaggggaacatcatttacacgacgagtcaaatggccagtgtcagagggtagtttgggaattttgtgaataagagcagctgtttctaagataaagagtgaaaaaagagttaggattttttcagaaatgaagaggggtttgcaagaatctcttaacttagcagaacacaggtatctaactgcttttttttgaataacaaagacaatgttaagtccataccgaatatgagattcaataagtgaaaagtacactgaacgtgcaaccacccctcccagctcttgttttgccattcttactgcgaaacatccagaagataatttcccagctaaatgtaaaatatgatcttcaaaccgaaggcgaccatcaatggtaattcctaggaacttccTAGTATTTAATGATTTCTTTAAAAGCGAATTTCACCAATTTATCATACCTGCTATTGGTTCAATCATTTATGTGATCGGAATAACATATCGATTCGATCTTTATTATAGTTCAATAGCAACGTTTAAAAAAAGATCAACCATTAATCTTTGAAGtgcctatttttattaatgacaatattattttaggattttaaaCTTTGTTGGGTAGTTTGTCTTGTATTATATCTCTTTGGTGACACAAActctcatcaatttttttgtaaatgtcaATATTTGTTTAACTTTTATCGATAGATGTTTTTGTATTAGGACTGTCGTGTCCTGTTAGACAATAAACTATTCCGTCTACCACCGTCGATTGAACGCTTAAGTTACTTTTTTCGCGCGGTGCATGTGCAATTTTACAACTAAGAGGGAGGGATTAAACTCTTAATTGCAGATTATGAGTACCCGGTGCATACGGGGCTCTAATTTAGGTATATTTACCTGTATGGAAAGAGGAGACTTTTTCGAAACGGAAGTAGCTACCAGATGTTCGTAGAAAATACCAAAGATTTAAATGTCAACGTGAAAGGCACATCCCAATCTCTTAAATCAATAACTTTAGCATATGATATTCTCTTATATACATAGACTTCTTTAGATATAGCCTTTCTTATTGTAGTTTATcataataatgataatgaagTACGTGGTATTAATACAggctaaataaaataacagaataGTAGTATAGACAAGtttatcaaaaaacaaaagtGGCTGAATCAAATAATCCAGTGTATGCCCCCACTAGATGGACataataagttatttaaaacataCATTTCTACATCCAGTTTTTTCTTGTAGCGTTTTAACAATTTCCTATCTTTTCTAGGTCACAACTAGACAAGGAAGTAAACGAGGAAAAACGTATGGAGCGTAAGCGTAGTTTAGCAGACAGTTCCGTCGATCAGGGCCGAACAAAACATCCAAAAGTCAACTCGAACTACAACAAATCAAAATCGAACCCTGGTTATAATCCCGTTCAGGTCGGTAGGTGTTCGGCACTCGAAAAGTAGCCCATATTTTAACAAaacgttaatattttttttttttaattttaaacaggaATACCACAATATGAAAAATTGGAACAACAGTAACGGATCTGGCAACGGATACCATCACAAACCTTACTATCACAATAACAACAGACACAAACGAAACTTCCACAACAAGGGCGGAGGATTCCATAAAAACGGCTACAGATTTCGGTAATATCGCACGTTTGTTTTGTTTGCTCCAGTTGTTCGTTTTTTAAGCAATATGGTCCTTtcctattttaaataagaagaatttgtaataaaaacctGTAAAATAGCTTTCTTGGCttgaataaattttacttttaaattaaggtAGAAAAAAAGAtgtataacttttatttaaatcgaaCGGTAATATTACCACGCGCGGAATCGGcttcaaaattgaaattattatttagctgtatatataataaagtggtattactgtaaattttgtttttaattttgtgatttttgcaATTGTGGGCCTCCTGTATTAGATCATTGATTTAggtcaaaaaactttaattagatttaaaaattaataaggggTAAGTAATGTAAACCAAAACTAagaatattcatatttaattatttacttattgttactgcaaaaaagataaaactaaaaaatatatcgactagattaaatttaataaataacacaCTTATAGCCTATAAAActggtagaaaataaaatgatataccTCAAGATTAAAGGAAGGTGCCTGCTTATTGTTGGTATAAGAGATTTATTACCTTTATCTATTATTTAGTagctattttaatttatcatatttaagtaTTACTATAAATTGATCGTTCGCTCCTGTTGAAGCCCTCTTCAGTAACCCGTAatctttttttctgttttcttcgCCATAAAGAAGCAAATAAGAAGAAACAGGTATTGGCAAATATCTTTTCCTTTTATTACTTGCGGAAGATACCAATAATTCTATTATATATAgtgtttattgtatttttatacttgtattaaaaaaatgtgcgaACATTTCACTTTAAAATTGCACGTTAATTAAAGGGAGATTTTTAGCATCTTTTGAAATTAAGGAAAGCAGCAAAAGGTACCATCTTTAGGTACTTGTCGAGTATGTAAAACAAAACTaagaatattcatttttttaaatatttatttattgatactGCAACAACGATACAACTAAAAATATATCGACTAgagtaaattcaataattaagtCACCTATAGCCTAATAAATCTATAAAACTGGTAAAAAAGCTTATTAATAAGACATCAAATATAAGGAAAATCAAGTGACATGCCTCAAGACTAAAGGAAGGTACCTGCTTACTATATAAGAGAGATTTATTGCCTTTTATCTATTGTTTATTAACTTACGTTTCGCTACTATAGATATAATTCTTAACAGGAATCACATATTCTAAGCCTAAAGCGAGTTAGGCACTTGTAAGTCAGCCTATAACTAAATACTTTGGGTGAAGATTaggaaatataattaaatttaacttttaacctgtaaataatttaaaaattgaataattcacTACTGTTTTTACCATTATGTGGATGCGGAATTAAATGTCTAAAGAGGAAAAATGcaccaaaaatttcattttttcaaaaagtcattcttaataattgtaaaaaggGGATTTTTCGCAAGTAAGGAAAGCCGAAAACTTGTGGAGGCACAAGTTTCTACTCATTGGATTCCTTAGGGCAAggaaaccaaaaaaaagaatCACGAACAGGAGTAAACAATTACTTATCAGTAATACTAAATTGGTCTTTCGCTTCTTTTGCTGAACTCTGTAGCCACCTGTGGACatctaactatttttttttttttttggttttctggTTTCTTCCCTCTGAAGAAGCAAATAAACAGAAACTTTTACacatttatactttttttctacttttctaaTTATTTGCGGAATATCCCAATAATTCTATTTAGGAAAATGGTTACGGGAACATTAGATTAgataaaatagtatttattacTCGAGAAAAATAGTTGTTGGGGAAAAATAACAGtcgagaaaaaaatattccggAAAATGATCGTTCGGGAAATGATAATTCACTTCAAAGTGCAAGTTACTTAAAGGAGTACATTTCGAAATATTTTGGAAGTAAGGAAAGCAGAAGAAAGTAAAGATAGTACTTGTCGATAGGAGTTTCTGTTTATCAACTTCCTCAGGGCAAGGAAACCCGGCAATTAAAAGAAAGGACAAAATGGATCACTTGCAGTTGCAAATAAACCGATCTGtactaaaggaaaaaaataaaacattgaaaatcAGAGATGCTAGAATTGCCTGAATACTAAAACAGATTGAATGTTCGCTCCCGTTTGTGAATCCTTAAGTATTCATTCATTTcagttttcttgattttctgaAAAAGACTTATTACTTAGGGAACTTCTTAAAACTGAAGTAACAAAGCTAGATTTTTAAACTTTcggaacttaatataaaatttttattttttgttgcattgataATCGTATTTGCTCAGCAAGTAAAAATACTTATATTGAGtgacttgaaaaattaaatttttggtttgtttGCAAATACGCCGTCGAAAAAATacgtttttgaaaataatgttttcttttcatctaagaaaaatgaattataacCTTTTCAACAcggaattttttttcatatgatgGACTTTAGAAATCCTATTGGGAAACATGTCTCACGAGTTTTCTAGTGACTTTTCGGGTGCAGAGTATTGCTAGTATCGCCTAAGACTGTCCTATTAGTATATTATGGGTCGTCGTTAAAATTCTTGGTCGTTTGTTTTTATGTTGCACGCGGTAAAGTGCCCGTTTGTTGCAATTACTTATTTGTTCTTTGtggagaaaatatttaaaaatgccaagGTAAGTTAGTTTGTAAATGTTACTAATATTTGATATACTTTGGAAAACATGTTGTAATCGAATAAATGGTGACTGATCCATATTTGTCTTTTTGGTCATTCGTCTTAAAAGTATACAAAAAACTTCTGACTACAACAAAGATGGAAGATCTTGCAAACAACTTATCCGACCTGAAAGACCCATTTGCAGATAGTGGATCTGATTATCAACTAGACTTAGAGGGCTTTAGCAAAGATAGTGATATTGATTATActggaagagaaaaaaaagaatccAGCAGTGCTAcaaaaaacaagcaaaaaatGTACCATCATTTTAAAGCCAAGAACGACAAAGAAAGTGATTGACATGGATTCCTCGAGTGATTCAGAAGTGGAGTCCGATAATATGAGTGATAAAGTAATGTGTAGGTCTTGGTGAGCAACAAAAGTTGTGTTTGGATGAAAGTAACTGAAAACAGACTTGCATAATACTTCTTGACTTGAATCGAAGTTCTTCTGCAGTGGAAGTTTaagtattttcatttatatcCTGGCAATCAAGCAATAAGACTTGCAATGACGAAGGATTATTTCAAATTCTTAATtagcaaattatattttattaataaaaaaaaaactattcggCGTTCGCAAGATTTATTACGTCGAAGACTTAGTTCGATGTCTGAAGGATACATTTCAAAAAGCTCGATCAGAAAGCACCAATCAGTTGATTGACAAGATCGTGCAAAATTCAAAGATAGATCcaacctcaaaaaaaattttcctcTGACACCGATAAAATGAGGAATACACATTTGGGAGAAAGaaacgtaaataaaaaagcaagaaCATTAAAGGAAAAAGACGTGTCTTTTTGTTTCGATAGGTTTTTTTACATCAGTTAATGCTGTAGGGACCTGTATTACGACTTGCAAAAACGTGGAATGTTTTTCTAATCAGGAAGGCACGTTAGCTTGTTTCTGAATGAATACAAAGATGACAGTAAAGTAAATCTCAGTTGTCCCGAAttaatacacttttataaaCTCAATATGGACATCAGTTGACTGGCTTATATGATATAGACAGAAAATCTTTGAGTAGTGgaaaaaggtatttaaaaaaattcttcttagTCATAGTAAAGTCCTAGATCAgatataaaaagatacctacaTATTCACTAACCCACGCACCCTGATGAATGTGGGTGATCACTTACCGACTCAAAACtgaactagaaaaaaaatgtacaatgtACATGTATGTCGTAGATGTGCTCGCAAAATTGAAAAACGCACAGAAACCTTTTGTAATGCTTGTTTTACACCTTTATGCCAACAATGTTGTGCACTGTATAGGTGCAGGTATTTTATAACCTAGGAGGTTATAAAATACCTTTCTAcagattaaatatttattttgcttaTCAGAATCTGATATTTACCTTTACaatataaagttaaaatatgtgACTGAGACATATATGACCCAATAGGCTCGAAAGGGTTAAACCAAAATACTTCCGCTAAAAAACCATTTCCTCATAGAAGTGAATCAAtgcataataaataaacatgaaTGATTTCTTcactacaaatatatactatttttaatattttcttctcATTAGAgtaagcattttaaataaaaaacagcatacataaaccataaataatagcaacattttactttttagaATCCAAATGGATTCCCATAGGTCCCAGCATGGTACTAGAAGGACCCGCCTCACCCATTTGACTTTGATAACTCGCcaacatatttttcaaagcatTAACATCAATATCGACCGGTTCAAAGTCCTCAATGTCGTCGAAGGAGTTATCTCCGTTTTTCGCCTTCTTCTCGAAACTTTTTCCTATGGTGGTACCGGCAAGTTCCGCATCCATTTGCTTCATGTACTCttgcattttgtttttaactcCTTTGGCCTCCTCTCCCATATCCTCGTCCTTTACAAACTCATCGTTTTCATACTCGCTCATATCGGAATCACTTTCCAAATCCCAAGAGTCGTCCTCCGGTATCACGAAGTTTAAGATGTTCTGTATGGCACTGGCAAAGGAATTCGGATCGAAATTAACCTTATTTTTGTTCGAGTCGTCATTGCGGGTATCTTGGCTGAAAGAAACCCCCTTTTTCGAGCTCTTTTTGCTTCTCGGCGGTTTAACTGGGCTCACACCCTCGTCGGGGGGAAATTCGGCCCCTTCTACGTCCGATATGTGGTTTAAGAATGTGTTGACTTTTTGGGCAAAGTTACTCGGATCTGTCGATTCGGTTACTTTGAACATTTTCTTTTGTCCGTAACGTTCTTGCAACATTTTGTCCAGATCGTCCACTGATATGTCCAACCAAGAGTCGTCGTCATCAGGTGGTAAATGTTGGCTTTCTTTTTCTAGTAGATCATGGTCAACCTAAAATGTAggtaaaaaagtgttttttgtaCTTTTAGTCCCATTAAAATTAACTAGAAGTAGAAACAGAAATATCATAACTAAAATCTTTTGTTAAAGGAAGTCTTTTCCGTCTTTTCTTCACAAAATAAATGCCAGTATTgttttaagagttattttttcttatgtttaCGTTTCTCATTGTTTTTAATCGTTGTTTTTAATCGTCCAATCATGATGTGTTATCTCAGCGAAATGCATACCTTGGGTTTTGTAATATGGGCTTCCTGAAATGGCACATGTTTGTCAACTAAAGATGTCAGAAGCGTGTTAAAAATAGTGATTGTTGTTaatatttctttcaaaaatagaTTTTGCCAAGGACGTTGACGTAAATTACTTAGAAAGTATTATTGAGATTTTTGAAGCTgcgatatttaattattttaggtgTAAACCTATACCCAAAATAGAATAGTTGAAAGCCAGCTTATGATAAACAAGATTCAGTCAGCAGAAATAGTTCCGAAAGAGTGAAATTACATTAAGATCTCCTAAGCACATTAACAAATCGAATGTTAAGGCTtcacttaaaatattatcaatatccGAAATCAAAGTATTTATGTTTACAAGATTGGAGTCAATATGCTCATTTAACCGTGTTTCAGTTATCATAACTATATTACATTCATTCTCCagaattaacattttaaagtcTTTAAGGCTATTAATCTGTTAAACTTAGGTATAACATATGTTACATGAAGTTGTGTTAAAATTTTGCGTAGAATCGgataatgcataaaaaatataccattctatttaaaaaaaggtaactttGGTCTCTACTACTGTTATGATGCCACCTGAATGTGCATAGTTATCGTCCTAACTTCATATGTACATTCGAACAAAGAATAAATGTTAGTGTCTAAAGCCCACTTTTCGTTAGGTTCTTTACTCGACAAATATTCACATTTTCACTTACCTCAGAGCTTCTCAAAAGTTCCAATATCTGCTGTCCAATGGCGGAGCTATAATGCATAGAATCCCTGTGCTCCACGTAGTATTCCTTAGCCTTCCCCAATCTATAGTTATAATCCCTAGAGCCTTCCAAAAGACCCTGGAAATATCCCTTTTCCATAAGACTTTTCAAATATTGGGCCCATCCCCTGTCTCCCTCAATATCCTGGCTGGGTTTAGCTTGAACTGCCAATATTTCAAAGCCACACGCGACCTTAATGCCGAGAATATGTTGCTTGTATTCTTTACTTGCGGCAGGTGGTAGATTCCAGCCGATTTTTTTATCTGGAAGGTATTTACTGCGCAAAAGCATGGCATATAgacatctaaaataaaaaaaatatatataaaatgtagaTAAGCAAGTTGAGAACTCACTTAGTAAATTTAACTCTGGTTTTCACCCTTTGTTCCGGCGGAAAGTATTTCATAGCC from Anthonomus grandis grandis chromosome 8, icAntGran1.3, whole genome shotgun sequence includes:
- the LOC126739154 gene encoding protein ecdysoneless; amino-acid sequence: MTNLLQTFREDDFVEYYLFPSLQSTDEKEQEALLETVLSKANRVIEKYTQDYLWHKDPIQFVSRTSLSNFLIHNEGRQENQPPHLYGVSHYGDNIEDEWFIVFLLQEITKEIPGVIARVYDSDGEFLLIEAADYLPGWASPETCENRVFIYEGNIHLLPLTDPENPNISIEDAVEQIWTNPQQTIAHQDIQNSIRNRLSQYPDNIKDNFHYATIYVPTAVAAILKVKPNLISWAVQAFCNRDTVDMKACRAMKYFPPEQRVKTRVKFTKCLYAMLLRSKYLPDKKIGWNLPPAASKEYKQHILGIKVACGFEILAVQAKPSQDIEGDRGWAQYLKSLMEKGYFQGLLEGSRDYNYRLGKAKEYYVEHRDSMHYSSAIGQQILELLRSSEVDHDLLEKESQHLPPDDDDSWLDISVDDLDKMLQERYGQKKMFKVTESTDPSNFAQKVNTFLNHISDVEGAEFPPDEGVSPVKPPRSKKSSKKGVSFSQDTRNDDSNKNKVNFDPNSFASAIQNILNFVIPEDDSWDLESDSDMSEYENDEFVKDEDMGEEAKGVKNKMQEYMKQMDAELAGTTIGKSFEKKAKNGDNSFDDIEDFEPVDIDVNALKNMLASYQSQMGEAGPSSTMLGPMGIHLDSKK